One stretch of Macrotis lagotis isolate mMagLag1 chromosome 7, bilby.v1.9.chrom.fasta, whole genome shotgun sequence DNA includes these proteins:
- the LOC141493794 gene encoding synaptophysin-like protein 1, whose translation MSPRFIYLVQQRISKLNQRMSDPQINFCPLKEPLGFIKVLQLLPLASIFSFATCGGFKGKTSFFVSCHGLAKNETVEAHFAYPFRLNQISLSTQDNKQLCNETWSIFYLIVDFSSSAQFYVTFAILVILYCIAALILYIGYMNLYQDSRKIPFIDFLITIIAAFLWLVSTSVWAKALTDIKMTTGENLIGQIQTCNNKVTHCYFDSVTSMRSLNVSVIFGFLNLILWGGNAWFVYKEASLHHQSNISTHGGGTVAPPTGM comes from the exons caaagaataagtaaattaaa tcagaGGATGTCGGACCCGCAGATTAACTTCTGCCCGCTCAAGGAGCCACTTGGCTTCATCAAAGTTCTCCAGTTG ctgccccttgcttccattttttcttttgccactTGTGGAGGTTTTAAGGGCAAAACGAGTTTCTTCGTTTCCTGCCACGGTCTTgctaaaaatgaaacagttgaaGCTCACTTTGCCTATCCATTCAGGCTGAATCAGATTTCACTTTCTACACAAGATAATAAACAACTGTGTAATGAAACTTGGAGCATCTTTTATCTTATAGTAGATTTCTCTTCTTCTGCCCAGTTCTATGTTACATTTGCCATCTTGGTCATTCTATACTGCATTGCTGCACTTATACTTTATATTGGTTATATGAACTTATATCAGGATAGTCGAAAAATTCCCTTTATTGACTTccttattactattattgctgCTTTCCTATGGTTGGTGTCCACTTCAGTCTGGGCTAAAGCTTTGACAGATATTAAGATGACAACAGGTGAAAATCTTATTGGTCAGATTCAAACTTGCAATAATAAGGTGACACACTGCTACTTTGACTCTGTGACTAGTATGCGATCTCTGAATGTATCTGTGATATTTGGTTTTCTGAACTTAATACTTTGGGGAGGAAATGCTTGGTTTGTATATAAGGAGGCCAGCTTGCACCATCAGTCAAATATTTCTACCCATGGTGGAGGAACAGTTGCACCTCCTACAGGAATGTAA